Proteins found in one Acanthopagrus latus isolate v.2019 chromosome 3, fAcaLat1.1, whole genome shotgun sequence genomic segment:
- the LOC119017419 gene encoding histone-lysine N-methyltransferase SETDB1-B-like isoform X2, with protein sequence MEVAETETSLSQIHQSGEDNKRKTESRGERDDDGNMSGSQFESAPSTSATPSSKTRLEDSPDALGVIKEAVVVLTRLPDYKISALRPPTPPQFYSEDESLSSSDSDMQCEPEVSEPAPVIVSSAFSHSSSETTKIRPNLPEEEVNVDMIVLAKRGPMRWQRGKIVDIITKEDGRLKYKVSFEEKGRSLVSGHHIAFDTTPRLEQLYVGARVVVKCQDNNSLFRPGVLAELPSRKNRLRFLVFQDDHMPVYVGLPSLHLVCRPLENVLDDVANARHSSFMSQYLRDWPYPHLTHYITGQSLNAELNGVMQRCEVQVVDSSLIQVVFQENQHREWIHRGSIRLEHMARFLELKALQEYESDSD encoded by the exons ATGGAGGTGGCTGAGACGGAGACGAGTCTGTCTCAGATCCACCAGTCTGGGGAAGACaacaagagaaagacagaatcTAGAGGAGAAAGAGACGATGATG gaaATATGTCTGGTTCCCAGTTTGAGTCTGCACCCTCCACAAGTGCAACTCCCAGCAGCAAAACAAGATTGGAGGACAGTCCTGACGCTCTCGGTGTAATAAAAGAAGCGGTGGTGGTTTTGACCAGACTCCCCGATTATAAGATCAGCGCCCTGCGACCACCAACTCCACCGCAGTTCTACAGCGAAGACGAATCCCTCAGCAGCTCTGATTCTGATATGCAGTGTGAACCAGAGG tgtcAGAACCAGCCCCAGTCATAGTATCATCAGCTTTTTCCCATTCTTCGAGTGAAACCACAAAGATCCGTCCTAACTTGCCAGAAGAAGAGGTCAACGTGGACATGATTGTCCTGGCTAAGAGGGGGCCCATGAGATGGCAACGGGGAAAAATTGTGGACATAATAACAAAAG AAGACGGACGATTAAAGTACAAAGTTAGCTTTGAAGAAAAGGGGAGGAGCCTTGTGTCTGGCCACCACATTGCCTTTGACACCACACCGAGGTTGGAGCAGCTGTACGTCGGTGCTCGTGTGGTGGTCAAGTGTCAAGATAACAATTCCCTGTTCCGGCCTGGTGTTTTGGCAGAGCTGCCCAGCAGGAAGAATCGCCTTAG gtTCTTGGTTTTTCAGGATGATCACATGCCGGTTTACGTTGGTTTACCTTCACTTCATCTGGTGTGCAGACCAT tggaaaatgttttggatGACGTCGCCAATGCTCGTCACAGCTCTTTTATGAGTCAGTACCTGAGGGATTGGCCATACCCACATTTAACGCATTACATCACGGGACAGAGCCTTAATGCAGAATTAAATGGAGTCATGCAGAGGTGTGAGGTGCAGGTGGTTGACAGCAGCTTGATACAGGTCGTTTTTCAG GAAAATCAACACAGGGAGTGGATCCATCGAGGCTCCATACGACTTGAACACATGGCAAGATTTTTGGAATTGAAAGCACTGCAAGAGTACGAGAGTGACTCTGACTAG
- the LOC119017419 gene encoding histone-lysine N-methyltransferase SETDB1-B-like isoform X1: MEVAETETSLSQIHQSGEDNKRKTESRGERDDDGNMSGSQFESAPSTSATPSSKTRLEDSPDALGVIKEAVVVLTRLPDYKISALRPPTPPQFYSEDESLSSSDSDMQCEPEGENSSLDLYDVSEPAPVIVSSAFSHSSSETTKIRPNLPEEEVNVDMIVLAKRGPMRWQRGKIVDIITKEDGRLKYKVSFEEKGRSLVSGHHIAFDTTPRLEQLYVGARVVVKCQDNNSLFRPGVLAELPSRKNRLRFLVFQDDHMPVYVGLPSLHLVCRPLENVLDDVANARHSSFMSQYLRDWPYPHLTHYITGQSLNAELNGVMQRCEVQVVDSSLIQVVFQENQHREWIHRGSIRLEHMARFLELKALQEYESDSD; encoded by the exons ATGGAGGTGGCTGAGACGGAGACGAGTCTGTCTCAGATCCACCAGTCTGGGGAAGACaacaagagaaagacagaatcTAGAGGAGAAAGAGACGATGATG gaaATATGTCTGGTTCCCAGTTTGAGTCTGCACCCTCCACAAGTGCAACTCCCAGCAGCAAAACAAGATTGGAGGACAGTCCTGACGCTCTCGGTGTAATAAAAGAAGCGGTGGTGGTTTTGACCAGACTCCCCGATTATAAGATCAGCGCCCTGCGACCACCAACTCCACCGCAGTTCTACAGCGAAGACGAATCCCTCAGCAGCTCTGATTCTGATATGCAGTGTGAACCAGAGGGTGAAAATTCTTCCCTTGACCTCTATGATG tgtcAGAACCAGCCCCAGTCATAGTATCATCAGCTTTTTCCCATTCTTCGAGTGAAACCACAAAGATCCGTCCTAACTTGCCAGAAGAAGAGGTCAACGTGGACATGATTGTCCTGGCTAAGAGGGGGCCCATGAGATGGCAACGGGGAAAAATTGTGGACATAATAACAAAAG AAGACGGACGATTAAAGTACAAAGTTAGCTTTGAAGAAAAGGGGAGGAGCCTTGTGTCTGGCCACCACATTGCCTTTGACACCACACCGAGGTTGGAGCAGCTGTACGTCGGTGCTCGTGTGGTGGTCAAGTGTCAAGATAACAATTCCCTGTTCCGGCCTGGTGTTTTGGCAGAGCTGCCCAGCAGGAAGAATCGCCTTAG gtTCTTGGTTTTTCAGGATGATCACATGCCGGTTTACGTTGGTTTACCTTCACTTCATCTGGTGTGCAGACCAT tggaaaatgttttggatGACGTCGCCAATGCTCGTCACAGCTCTTTTATGAGTCAGTACCTGAGGGATTGGCCATACCCACATTTAACGCATTACATCACGGGACAGAGCCTTAATGCAGAATTAAATGGAGTCATGCAGAGGTGTGAGGTGCAGGTGGTTGACAGCAGCTTGATACAGGTCGTTTTTCAG GAAAATCAACACAGGGAGTGGATCCATCGAGGCTCCATACGACTTGAACACATGGCAAGATTTTTGGAATTGAAAGCACTGCAAGAGTACGAGAGTGACTCTGACTAG
- the cers2a gene encoding ceramide synthase 2a, protein MLSRLSEMIWADWIWFPVGHGWDDLEDHDGKVFPKPKDLWATIPIAICFLVIRQIFERTVATPLASLLGVTDKKRICAPPNPVLEAYFCSTSKHPTQSSIESLCKQTGCSVRQVQRWFRQRRNQDRPSKLKKFQEACWRFTFYLLAFFAGLAVLVDKPWFHDMKLMWDDFPKMPLLPSQYWYYMIELGFYLSLVFSVASDVKRKDFKEQIIHHIATITLIGFSWLVNYIRGGTLVMLVHDSADYLMESAKMFNYAGWRKTCNFMFTMFAAVFIVTRLVILPFWIIHTTLVYPLTLYSPFLGFYFFNGLMLVLQVLHIFWAVLILRMVIKFLPGNEIVEDERSDKEETESEDEGADRELREKSKNGHMQNGHAALNNNHNKRD, encoded by the exons ATGTTGTCTCGGCTGAGTGAGATGATATGGGCGGACTGGATTTGGTTTCCTGTGGGCCACGGCTGGGATGACCTGGAGGACCATGATGGCAAAGTGTTTCCTAAACCAAAGGACCTCTGGGCTACCATACCCATCGCTATCTGCTTCCTGGTCATCAGACAAATATTTGAGAG GACTGTAGCGACTCCACTCGCCTCCCTGCTGGGAGTGACTGACAAGAAGCGCATTTGTGCTCCTCCAAATCCTGTCCTGGAGGCCTATTTCTGCAGCACATCAAAGCATCCTACACAG AGCTCCATAGAGAGTTTATGTAAACAGACGGGCTGTTCAGTGCGACAGGTCCAGAGGTGGTTCAGGCAGCGGAGAAACCAGGACCGGCCCAGCAAGCTCAAAAAATTTCAGGAAGCATG TTGGAGATTTACCTTTTACCTTCTTGCTTTCTTTGCTGGCCTGGCAGTCCTTGTTGAT AAACCGTGGTTCCATGATATGAAGCTGATGTGGGATGACTTCCCGAAAATG CCTCTGTTGCCTTCACAGTACTGGTACTACATGATCGAATTAGGCTTCTATTTGTCGCTAGTTTTTAGCGTAGCATCGGATGTCAAACGTAAG GATTTCAAAGAGCAGATAATTCACCACATAGCCACCATTACTCTCATTGGTTTCTCCTGGCTGGTCAACTACATCCGGGGAGGGACTTTGGTCATGTTGGTGCATGATTCCGCTGACTATCTAATGGAG tCAGCCAAAATGTTCAACTACGCAGGCTGGAGGAAAACCTGCAACTTCATGTTCACCATGTTTGCTGCAGTTTTCATCGTGACCCGCCTTGTTATCCTCCCCTTCtg GATCATACATACGACGTTGGTGTACCCTCTGACACTCTACTCCCCCTTCCTCGGCTTCTACTTCTTCAATGGGCTAATGTTGGTGCTGCAGGTTCTGCACATCTTCTGGGCTGTGCTTATCTTGCGCATGGTCATCAAATTCCTGCCAGGCAAC GAAATTGTCGAGGATGAGCGGAGCGACAAAGAGGAGACCGAGTCAGAAGACGAAGGTGCTGATCGCGAGCTGAGGGAAAAATCTAAAAACGGCCACATGCAGAATGGCCACGCAGCCctcaacaacaaccacaataaGAGGGACTGA